The proteins below come from a single Carnobacterium divergens DSM 20623 genomic window:
- a CDS encoding DUF969 domain-containing protein, which translates to MEAIKLIGILIILVGFIFKFDTIAVVLVAALATALVSGISIPDFLTMLGEAFVSNRLVTLFLLTLPMIGLSERFGLRQQAVVLIEKMKGLTPGRFLTIYMIIRELAGFFSIRVQGHTQFIRPIVNPMAQAAALTKYGEITPEDEDKIKAKAAATENFGNFFAQNTFIAAAGVLLIEATMKSLGYEATAVAIAQASIPIALIMLLLVAISNVLFDKKMAKKYGMEKVEEIKSKGGRS; encoded by the coding sequence ATGGAAGCAATTAAGTTGATAGGTATTTTGATTATTCTAGTTGGCTTTATTTTTAAGTTTGACACAATTGCTGTGGTATTGGTAGCAGCATTAGCAACAGCATTAGTTTCGGGGATTTCGATTCCAGATTTTTTAACGATGTTAGGAGAAGCGTTTGTTTCCAATCGTTTAGTTACGTTATTTTTACTAACATTACCTATGATCGGTTTATCTGAACGTTTTGGTTTACGTCAGCAAGCCGTTGTATTAATTGAAAAAATGAAAGGTTTAACACCGGGGCGATTTTTAACAATCTATATGATAATCCGTGAATTGGCAGGCTTCTTTTCAATTCGTGTACAAGGGCATACACAATTTATCCGTCCAATCGTCAATCCGATGGCACAAGCTGCCGCATTGACTAAATATGGTGAAATTACGCCAGAAGATGAAGATAAAATCAAAGCAAAAGCAGCCGCGACCGAAAACTTTGGGAATTTCTTTGCTCAAAATACGTTTATTGCAGCAGCCGGAGTATTATTGATTGAAGCAACAATGAAATCATTAGGTTATGAAGCGACAGCGGTAGCGATTGCACAAGCATCTATTCCAATCGCGTTGATTATGTTGCTGTTAGTTGCGATTTCAAATGTGTTATTTGATAAAAAAATGGCTAAAAAATATGGCATGGAAAAAGTTGAAGAAATCAAAAGCAAAGGAGGACGTTCTTAA
- a CDS encoding YusW family protein, whose product MNKLTKSTLIAGLVLSVGAMSTLAVSPKAHAETVLESNQYKSVTLFSKAEIKTLTGLDVTVKNAPAIQKALSEVAVWEEAGYETSEATLIANRVKLSYNQSLNLLKKMANTSNLQFKVTLVKNNYYPKAEIGVQNHVSAPEAEKPEVSNPGTETPEVEVPETSTPLGTVIESNAYKSITLFTKAEIKELTGLELTTKNAAAIQKALTDAKVWEKAGYEASEATLIANRVKLNASQSLALLQKVANVANLDFKVIVIKNNFPKAELGVQSHGSAPEVEAPETEKPGDSSNAGEEESAEQTSDIRQLQIELDYKKGDIQLQYQVNSNGTIKAQYKNGLTKKNFQGAKAEEKVKAVLTGIDLNSASQSDIEKHVVKKLNAGSDYKQFQLQAQFTDNTKVKIKIKK is encoded by the coding sequence ATGAACAAATTAACAAAATCAACATTAATTGCAGGTCTAGTTTTATCAGTTGGCGCGATGTCAACGTTAGCCGTTAGCCCAAAAGCTCACGCAGAAACAGTTCTCGAGTCAAATCAATACAAATCGGTGACATTATTTAGCAAAGCTGAAATCAAAACATTAACAGGTCTTGATGTAACTGTTAAAAATGCACCTGCTATCCAAAAAGCTTTATCTGAAGTAGCCGTTTGGGAAGAAGCTGGTTACGAAACTTCTGAAGCTACTTTAATTGCGAACCGTGTTAAATTAAGCTATAACCAATCTTTAAACCTTTTAAAGAAAATGGCAAACACTTCTAATTTACAATTTAAAGTGACTCTTGTAAAAAATAATTACTATCCAAAAGCTGAAATCGGCGTTCAAAATCACGTATCTGCTCCAGAAGCTGAAAAACCTGAAGTAAGTAACCCAGGTACAGAAACTCCTGAAGTTGAAGTTCCAGAAACATCAACTCCATTAGGTACTGTAATTGAATCTAATGCGTACAAATCAATCACTTTATTCACGAAAGCTGAAATTAAAGAATTAACTGGACTTGAACTAACAACTAAAAATGCTGCTGCTATCCAAAAAGCGTTGACAGATGCTAAAGTTTGGGAAAAAGCTGGTTATGAAGCTTCTGAAGCTACTTTAATTGCGAACCGTGTTAAATTAAACGCTAGCCAATCACTTGCTCTTTTACAAAAGGTTGCAAATGTTGCGAACTTAGACTTTAAAGTAATTGTTATCAAAAATAATTTCCCTAAAGCTGAATTAGGCGTGCAATCTCATGGATCTGCTCCAGAAGTTGAAGCTCCAGAAACTGAAAAACCTGGTGATTCATCAAACGCTGGTGAAGAAGAAAGTGCTGAACAAACTTCAGATATCCGTCAATTACAAATCGAACTTGATTATAAAAAAGGCGATATCCAATTACAATATCAAGTAAATTCTAACGGAACTATTAAAGCTCAATACAAAAATGGCTTAACAAAAAAAAATTTCCAAGGCGCTAAAGCTGAAGAAAAAGTAAAAGCTGTTTTAACTGGTATCGATTTGAATTCTGCTAGTCAATCAGACATTGAAAAACACGTTGTTAAAAAATTAAATGCGGGTTCTGACTACAAACAATTCCAATTACAAGCACAATTTACAGATAATACTAAAGTTAAAATCAAAATTAAAAAGTAA
- a CDS encoding rhodanese-like domain-containing protein, with product MYQSITMPEFEHLVKQGGISILDVREPTEFSSGHIKEAVLMPLNSIPEQLNQLNKEKEYYIICHSGMRSASASAFLAEKGYSVTNVMGGMSAWKGETLSGM from the coding sequence ATGTATCAATCAATTACAATGCCAGAATTTGAGCACTTAGTAAAACAAGGTGGAATTTCAATTTTAGATGTTCGTGAACCTACTGAATTTAGTAGCGGTCATATTAAAGAAGCGGTTCTAATGCCGTTGAATTCAATTCCAGAACAATTAAATCAATTGAATAAAGAAAAAGAGTATTATATTATTTGTCATTCCGGTATGCGTTCAGCATCAGCAAGTGCTTTCTTAGCAGAAAAAGGATACAGCGTTACAAACGTCATGGGTGGAATGTCTGCTTGGAAAGGAGAGACTCTTAGTGGAATGTGA
- a CDS encoding FAD-dependent oxidoreductase has product MRFVIIGGVAGGMSAATRLRRLNEDAEIVVLEKGPYVSFANCGLPYYVSGEIQQRQELLVQTPEQLKARFQLDVRPFSEAISIDAENKVVQVRNDEGEYSLSYDKLILSPGAKPFIPPIEGLDQASNVFTLRNVPDVDQIMKFTISQNPKKAMVIGAGFIGLEMAESLAKRGIDVTIVEKAPHVLPPIDEEMAAFVTKELKANQVTVLTGTSATAFTNNGGRVLLENGEEIATDLIILSVGVQPENTLALQAGIETGMRGGILVDEHYQTSQKDIYAVGDAILVKQFTSQEDALISLASPANRQGRQVADVLSGIPRKNLGSLGTAIVRVFSQAVASTGLTERQLRALGLEYKSVHVQGKSHAGYFPHAEGILLKLLFNPTTGELYGAQAIGKDGVDKRIDIIATAIKGRLTVEDLPELEFSYAPPFGSAKDPVNMAGYAALNIMEGISESIQWYELTEKQAEGAFLLDVRTTNEVAQGSLKGAYHIPLDDLRCRLHELPKDKEIIVSCQSGLRSYLAERILKQSGYQAKNLDGAFNLYSTIKPEEIVK; this is encoded by the coding sequence ATGAGATTTGTTATTATTGGTGGAGTAGCTGGCGGAATGTCGGCGGCTACTCGCTTAAGAAGATTAAACGAAGATGCAGAGATTGTTGTGTTAGAAAAAGGACCGTATGTGTCTTTTGCAAATTGTGGCTTGCCTTATTATGTTTCAGGAGAAATTCAGCAACGCCAAGAATTGCTAGTACAAACACCAGAACAATTAAAGGCACGTTTTCAACTAGATGTTCGACCATTTAGTGAAGCCATTTCAATTGATGCTGAAAATAAAGTTGTACAGGTTCGAAATGATGAAGGAGAGTATTCTTTGTCTTACGATAAGTTGATTCTATCGCCAGGAGCCAAACCGTTTATTCCGCCTATCGAAGGATTGGATCAAGCAAGCAATGTCTTTACCCTTAGAAATGTACCGGATGTTGACCAAATTATGAAATTTACCATTAGTCAAAATCCGAAAAAAGCAATGGTTATCGGTGCTGGTTTTATCGGTTTGGAAATGGCCGAAAGCTTAGCAAAACGAGGGATAGACGTAACAATTGTCGAAAAAGCACCTCATGTACTGCCTCCTATTGATGAAGAAATGGCTGCTTTTGTTACAAAAGAATTAAAAGCCAATCAAGTAACTGTTTTGACAGGAACGTCAGCGACAGCCTTTACGAATAACGGGGGACGTGTCCTTTTAGAAAATGGAGAAGAGATTGCAACAGATTTAATTATTTTATCAGTCGGTGTGCAACCTGAAAATACATTGGCTCTACAAGCTGGTATTGAAACAGGAATGCGTGGAGGAATTTTAGTAGATGAACACTATCAAACAAGTCAAAAGGATATTTATGCTGTAGGCGATGCTATTTTGGTGAAGCAGTTTACGAGCCAAGAGGATGCCCTGATCTCACTAGCATCTCCTGCTAACCGACAAGGTAGACAAGTTGCAGATGTTTTATCAGGTATACCCCGCAAAAATTTAGGAAGCTTAGGAACAGCAATTGTCCGCGTCTTTAGCCAAGCAGTTGCTTCGACTGGTTTAACTGAACGTCAATTAAGAGCCCTTGGTTTAGAGTATAAGAGTGTCCACGTTCAAGGGAAAAGCCATGCTGGATATTTTCCTCATGCAGAAGGGATTTTATTGAAGCTGCTATTTAACCCTACAACAGGTGAGCTATATGGCGCTCAGGCAATTGGGAAAGATGGCGTGGACAAACGCATTGACATTATTGCAACGGCGATTAAAGGTCGTTTGACCGTTGAGGATTTACCAGAATTGGAATTTAGCTATGCACCTCCATTTGGCTCTGCAAAAGATCCAGTGAATATGGCGGGTTATGCTGCATTAAACATTATGGAAGGTATTTCTGAGTCGATTCAGTGGTATGAATTAACAGAAAAACAAGCAGAAGGAGCCTTTTTATTAGATGTTCGAACAACCAATGAGGTAGCTCAAGGTAGTTTAAAAGGTGCGTATCACATTCCGTTAGATGATTTGAGATGCCGTCTTCATGAATTGCCAAAAGACAAAGAGATTATTGTAAGTTGTCAAAGTGGATTACGTAGTTATCTTGCAGAACGTATTTTAAAACAATCAGGTTATCAAGCGAAAAATTTAGACGGCGCATTTAACTTGTATTCAACTATAAAACCAGAGGAGATCGTAAAATAA
- a CDS encoding ATP-dependent DNA helicase, which yields MNQNNRLSVRKLVEFVLKKGSIDERYTGSAHTAIEGTKLHQKIQKEAGDNYQKEVFLKKELLINQRNYSIEGRADGVVEEKSGKYWVDEIKTSEIDFDLLPDNTLERFWGQLMCYGYMLAVEKELAEIELQLTYYETLNEKITRTRKKVSITELTSFFNHLVEQYEKWVIFNDNWRILRNQTLKQLDFPYGDYRSGQRELAVAVYKTILTEQNLYCEAPTGIGKTMSTLFPAVKSIGEEKAEKLFYLTAKTITRQVAEDAVEQMERNGAKLKSVTLTAKDKICFLDERKCDPEHCIFARGYYDRLNEALFEMLQQENHFTREIVENYARKYTLCPFELSLDISLWCDIIICDYNYLFDPIVYLKRFFNDEKNEYVFLIDEVHNLVDRSREMFSASLSEQKIITIYRELMKEDQKQRRVMNRLIKDFKSFRTNCGEVEFMTQSEPADLFLKHVVKFTENTKEWLLVNQQASSHSKMLELYFEALTYLKISEFYDERYVTYVHLVGKDVTIKQFCLNPSFLINQTLKRGKASVLFSATLSPINYFAQLLGGKEKPLMYQLPSPFKQEHQLLVIANYIDTRYQVRQASHQPIANALTTMVTQKKGNYLFFFPSYQYLESIYQEFVEKNPTVETVVQGRVMDEQQRELFLQKFKNRPESNLVGFCVLGGIFSEGIDLKGERLIGVAIVGVGLAQLNAEADLVQKYYQTENHEGYQFAYQIPGMNKVLQAAGRVIRSETDIGVVLLLDQRFNARRYRELFPEHWQQIESVNNDRELKSQLMRFWK from the coding sequence ATGAATCAAAACAATCGGTTATCTGTTAGGAAATTAGTAGAGTTTGTATTGAAAAAAGGTAGTATTGATGAACGTTATACAGGTTCTGCGCATACTGCAATCGAGGGAACAAAGCTTCATCAGAAAATCCAAAAAGAAGCTGGGGATAACTATCAAAAAGAAGTGTTCTTAAAAAAAGAGCTGTTAATAAATCAGCGGAATTACTCCATCGAAGGACGAGCGGATGGCGTTGTCGAAGAAAAAAGTGGGAAATATTGGGTCGATGAAATTAAAACCTCTGAAATAGACTTTGATTTATTACCTGATAATACGCTTGAACGGTTTTGGGGACAACTTATGTGTTACGGCTATATGCTAGCTGTGGAAAAAGAATTAGCAGAGATTGAATTGCAGTTAACATACTATGAAACATTAAATGAAAAAATAACTCGAACTAGAAAAAAAGTATCCATCACTGAATTGACTTCTTTTTTTAATCATTTAGTGGAACAATATGAAAAATGGGTCATTTTTAATGACAATTGGCGTATTTTGCGCAATCAAACACTTAAACAACTTGACTTTCCTTATGGTGATTACCGCTCAGGACAAAGAGAACTTGCTGTTGCGGTGTATAAAACAATTTTAACTGAACAAAATTTATACTGTGAAGCGCCAACTGGAATTGGTAAAACAATGTCTACTTTATTTCCAGCGGTGAAATCGATTGGAGAAGAGAAAGCTGAAAAATTATTCTATTTAACAGCTAAAACCATTACACGTCAAGTAGCAGAAGATGCAGTCGAACAAATGGAACGAAATGGAGCAAAACTAAAGAGCGTTACGTTAACGGCTAAAGATAAAATTTGTTTTTTAGATGAACGTAAATGTGATCCGGAGCACTGTATATTTGCAAGAGGCTATTATGATCGTTTGAATGAAGCGTTATTTGAAATGCTACAGCAAGAAAATCATTTTACAAGAGAGATTGTGGAAAATTATGCTAGAAAATACACGTTATGTCCGTTTGAATTATCTTTAGATATTAGCTTATGGTGTGACATAATTATTTGTGATTACAATTATTTGTTTGATCCAATTGTTTATTTGAAGCGGTTTTTTAATGATGAAAAGAATGAGTATGTATTTTTGATTGACGAAGTCCATAACTTAGTTGATCGTTCAAGAGAGATGTTCTCTGCAAGCTTATCGGAACAAAAAATAATAACGATATACAGGGAGTTGATGAAAGAAGATCAAAAGCAACGACGTGTGATGAACCGTTTAATAAAAGATTTTAAAAGTTTCAGAACCAACTGTGGCGAAGTTGAGTTTATGACTCAAAGTGAACCAGCGGATTTATTTTTAAAACATGTAGTTAAATTTACTGAGAACACAAAAGAATGGTTGCTGGTGAATCAACAAGCGAGTAGTCATTCGAAAATGTTAGAGCTTTATTTTGAAGCACTAACCTACTTGAAAATTTCAGAATTTTATGATGAACGATACGTAACCTATGTTCATTTAGTAGGGAAGGATGTCACTATTAAGCAATTCTGTTTAAATCCCTCTTTTTTAATTAATCAAACATTGAAACGTGGAAAAGCATCAGTTTTATTTTCCGCCACACTGTCTCCAATCAACTATTTCGCGCAATTACTAGGAGGGAAAGAAAAGCCTTTAATGTATCAATTGCCTTCACCATTTAAGCAAGAACATCAATTGTTAGTAATTGCAAATTACATTGATACTCGTTACCAAGTGCGTCAAGCCAGCCACCAACCGATTGCCAACGCTTTGACTACAATGGTTACTCAAAAAAAAGGCAATTATTTATTCTTTTTTCCTTCTTATCAATATTTGGAATCGATTTATCAAGAGTTTGTCGAAAAGAATCCGACAGTAGAAACGGTGGTTCAAGGAAGGGTTATGGATGAACAGCAACGTGAATTGTTTTTACAGAAGTTTAAGAATAGGCCAGAATCGAATTTAGTTGGTTTTTGTGTACTAGGAGGCATTTTTTCAGAAGGAATCGATTTAAAAGGGGAACGTCTTATTGGTGTGGCTATAGTTGGCGTGGGATTAGCACAATTGAATGCAGAAGCTGATTTAGTTCAAAAATATTACCAAACAGAAAACCATGAGGGGTATCAATTTGCGTATCAAATTCCTGGAATGAACAAAGTTCTTCAAGCGGCAGGGCGCGTGATTCGAAGCGAAACAGATATTGGCGTTGTTCTATTATTAGATCAACGTTTTAATGCTAGAAGATACAGAGAGTTATTCCCAGAACATTGGCAACAAATCGAGAGTGTAAACAATGATAGAGAACTAAAGAGCCAGTTAATGAGATTTTGGAAATAA
- the rplJ gene encoding 50S ribosomal protein L10: MSQAAIATKQVIVEDVTKKFEAAASIVIVDYRGLTVEEVTELRKQLRDAGVEMKVIKNSILSRSAEAAGLSGLGDIFKGPTAIAFSNEDVIAPAKIINEFAEKAEALEIKAGVIEGKVSSKEEIEALAKLPNREGLLSMLLSVLQAPVRNTALAFKAVADSKEEVA, encoded by the coding sequence ATGAGTCAAGCAGCAATCGCTACAAAACAAGTAATCGTTGAAGACGTAACAAAGAAATTTGAAGCAGCAGCTTCAATCGTCATTGTTGACTATCGCGGATTAACTGTTGAAGAAGTTACAGAATTACGTAAACAATTACGTGATGCTGGTGTTGAGATGAAAGTTATTAAAAACTCTATTCTTAGCCGTTCAGCTGAAGCAGCTGGTTTATCTGGTTTAGGAGATATCTTTAAAGGTCCTACTGCTATCGCATTCAGTAATGAAGATGTTATTGCACCTGCAAAAATCATCAATGAATTTGCTGAAAAAGCTGAAGCATTAGAGATTAAAGCTGGCGTTATTGAAGGTAAAGTTTCTTCAAAAGAAGAAATCGAAGCTCTTGCAAAACTTCCAAATCGCGAAGGTTTGTTATCTATGTTACTTTCAGTACTACAAGCACCAGTCAGAAATACTGCACTTGCTTTCAAAGCAGTGGCAGATTCAAAAGAAGAAGTGGCTTAA
- the rplK gene encoding 50S ribosomal protein L11 — translation MAKKVVKLVKLQIPAGKANPAPPVGPALGQAQVNIMGFCKEFNARTADQAGLIIPVVISVYEDRSFTFITKTPPAAVLLKKAAGIESGSGEPNTKKVATVKRDKVREIAETKMPDLNAANVESAMRMVEGTARSMGITIED, via the coding sequence GTGGCTAAAAAAGTTGTTAAATTAGTTAAATTGCAAATTCCTGCAGGAAAAGCAAATCCAGCTCCACCGGTAGGGCCTGCATTAGGTCAAGCACAAGTAAACATCATGGGATTCTGTAAAGAATTCAATGCTCGTACTGCTGATCAAGCTGGACTAATCATTCCAGTAGTAATCTCTGTATATGAAGATCGTTCATTTACATTTATTACAAAAACACCACCTGCTGCTGTTTTACTTAAAAAAGCTGCTGGTATTGAATCTGGTTCAGGCGAACCAAACACTAAAAAAGTTGCGACAGTTAAACGCGATAAAGTTAGAGAAATCGCTGAAACAAAAATGCCTGACTTAAACGCTGCAAATGTTGAATCTGCAATGCGTATGGTCGAAGGTACTGCAAGAAGCATGGGGATCACAATCGAAGATTAA
- a CDS encoding class I SAM-dependent methyltransferase, with translation MADHYYTNKPKTESKESVWTYQLKGFDFKFVTDLGVFSKKTVDFGSRLLIETIDLNDVVSGDVLDVGCGYGPMGLSLAKADPNRQVEMVDVNERALGLAKQNASNNRISNVLIHSSDVYDQVEGKEFALIVSNPPIRAGKTVVHTILTDAYTHLKKGGKLVIVIQKKQGAPSGMKKMEETFGNAEVIAKDKGYWIIQSIKEN, from the coding sequence ATGGCAGATCATTATTATACAAACAAACCTAAAACTGAATCGAAAGAGAGTGTTTGGACGTATCAGTTAAAAGGCTTTGATTTTAAATTTGTTACAGATTTAGGTGTGTTTTCAAAAAAAACAGTGGATTTCGGATCGCGTTTACTAATAGAAACAATTGATTTAAACGATGTAGTCAGTGGTGACGTGTTAGACGTAGGGTGTGGATATGGTCCAATGGGCTTATCTTTAGCCAAAGCAGATCCAAATCGTCAAGTTGAAATGGTTGATGTAAATGAACGAGCGTTAGGATTAGCAAAACAAAATGCTTCGAATAATCGTATTTCCAATGTTTTGATTCATTCATCAGATGTGTATGATCAAGTTGAAGGCAAAGAATTTGCGCTAATTGTAAGCAATCCGCCGATTCGTGCAGGAAAAACAGTCGTACACACGATCTTAACTGACGCATATACACACTTGAAAAAAGGTGGGAAGTTAGTTATTGTAATTCAGAAAAAACAAGGGGCACCAAGTGGAATGAAAAAAATGGAAGAAACCTTTGGAAATGCTGAAGTTATCGCTAAGGATAAAGGTTACTGGATTATTCAAAGCATTAAAGAAAACTAA
- the rplA gene encoding 50S ribosomal protein L1: MAKKSKQYQTALKQVDVTKAYSVEEAVALVKEIDFAKFDATVEVAYRLGVDPKKADQQIRGAVVLPNGTGKTQRVLVFAKGEKAKEAEAAGADYVGESDLVQKISGGWFDFDVIVATPDMMGEVGRLGRVLGPKGLMPNPKTGTVTMDVTKAVNEIKAGKVTYRVDKAGNVQAPIGKVSFSTDKLIENFKTINDTMLKVKPSSAKGQYIKNITVTTTFGPGVKVDQSSL, translated from the coding sequence ATGGCTAAAAAAAGCAAACAATATCAAACTGCCCTTAAGCAAGTTGATGTTACAAAAGCTTATTCAGTAGAAGAAGCAGTTGCTTTAGTAAAAGAAATCGATTTTGCTAAATTTGATGCAACAGTAGAAGTCGCTTATAGACTTGGTGTTGACCCTAAGAAAGCTGACCAACAAATTCGTGGGGCAGTTGTTCTTCCAAATGGAACAGGTAAAACACAACGCGTTTTAGTATTTGCTAAAGGTGAAAAAGCTAAAGAAGCAGAAGCAGCAGGCGCAGATTACGTAGGTGAATCTGATCTTGTTCAAAAAATCAGTGGCGGTTGGTTCGATTTCGACGTAATCGTTGCTACTCCAGATATGATGGGTGAAGTTGGTCGTCTAGGACGTGTTCTAGGACCTAAAGGATTAATGCCTAACCCTAAAACTGGTACTGTTACAATGGACGTTACAAAAGCAGTTAACGAAATCAAAGCTGGTAAAGTAACTTACCGCGTTGATAAAGCTGGTAATGTACAAGCTCCAATTGGTAAAGTATCGTTTAGTACTGACAAATTAATTGAAAACTTTAAAACAATCAACGATACAATGTTGAAAGTTAAACCTTCTTCAGCTAAAGGTCAATACATCAAAAACATTACTGTAACAACAACTTTTGGTCCTGGTGTAAAAGTTGACCAAAGTTCTTTATAA
- a CDS encoding metal-sensitive transcriptional regulator, with protein MECDKKILNRLKRSEGQIRGVLKMIEEERECQDVITQLSAVRSSIDKVMGIMVAENLVHCIEESDNSKEVYEQRVKEAIDLIVKVK; from the coding sequence GTGGAATGTGATAAAAAAATATTAAATCGTCTAAAACGTTCAGAAGGTCAAATTAGAGGCGTTTTGAAAATGATAGAAGAAGAACGAGAATGCCAAGATGTCATCACGCAACTTTCGGCAGTCCGTTCAAGTATTGATAAAGTAATGGGAATCATGGTAGCTGAAAACCTCGTTCATTGCATTGAAGAAAGCGACAATAGTAAAGAAGTTTATGAACAACGTGTTAAAGAAGCGATTGATTTAATTGTAAAAGTAAAATAA
- the rplL gene encoding 50S ribosomal protein L7/L12, giving the protein MALNIEQIIADVKEATVLELNDLVKAIEEEFGVTAAAPVAAAGVAGPAAAEQTEFTVELTSAGDQKIKVIKVVREATGLGLKEAKALVDGAPTALKEGVSKDDAEAMKAQLEEVGASVEVK; this is encoded by the coding sequence ATGGCATTAAACATTGAACAAATCATTGCTGATGTGAAAGAAGCAACAGTATTAGAATTAAACGACTTAGTAAAAGCAATCGAAGAAGAATTTGGCGTTACTGCAGCTGCTCCTGTAGCAGCTGCTGGTGTTGCAGGTCCTGCAGCAGCAGAACAAACTGAATTTACAGTAGAATTAACTTCTGCTGGAGATCAAAAAATTAAAGTAATCAAAGTAGTTCGCGAAGCTACTGGCTTAGGTCTTAAAGAAGCTAAAGCATTAGTTGACGGAGCTCCTACAGCACTTAAAGAAGGCGTATCTAAAGATGACGCTGAAGCTATGAAAGCACAACTTGAAGAAGTTGGAGCTTCTGTAGAAGTTAAATAA
- a CDS encoding alpha/beta fold hydrolase has product MKKISLILFVFMILIGSIIFYSKWNDTTGQPKLPQKNERAKVAKKETVSESIPTIFVHGYSGTKNSFGGMIKRLTKEKVATPSLIATITSDGEITYEGEFNKKEKNPMIQILFADNKSTEENQSWWLQELMQSLKTKYGIEKVNAVGHSMGGVALTNYVTAVGINGAYPEVEKLVLIAAPINGLEIGEDGITDYDLTENGPKMQTERFANFDTLKEKIPSELAVLTIAGDKENGTKSDGSVSVASALSAKFIYQSQVTDYREMVFTGIKASHSLLHENTGVDKAVAEFLWSE; this is encoded by the coding sequence ATGAAAAAAATAAGCTTAATTCTGTTTGTATTTATGATTTTAATTGGAAGCATTATTTTCTATTCAAAGTGGAATGACACAACAGGCCAACCTAAATTGCCCCAAAAGAATGAACGAGCAAAAGTTGCAAAAAAAGAAACGGTATCCGAATCAATTCCTACCATCTTTGTTCATGGGTACAGTGGTACCAAAAATTCATTCGGTGGAATGATTAAGCGACTGACTAAAGAAAAAGTAGCAACTCCTTCTTTAATAGCAACAATCACAAGTGACGGAGAAATCACTTATGAAGGAGAATTTAATAAAAAAGAAAAAAATCCAATGATTCAAATATTGTTTGCGGACAATAAAAGTACAGAAGAAAATCAAAGTTGGTGGCTACAAGAATTAATGCAGTCCTTAAAAACAAAATATGGAATTGAAAAGGTGAACGCCGTGGGACATTCAATGGGTGGTGTGGCATTAACTAATTATGTGACGGCAGTTGGGATAAACGGTGCTTATCCTGAGGTAGAAAAACTAGTTCTAATTGCAGCGCCAATCAACGGTCTTGAAATTGGAGAAGACGGCATAACTGATTATGACCTGACAGAGAACGGCCCCAAAATGCAGACAGAGCGCTTTGCCAATTTCGATACTTTAAAAGAAAAAATCCCATCCGAACTAGCCGTTTTGACGATTGCTGGTGATAAGGAAAATGGCACGAAAAGTGATGGCTCTGTTTCAGTTGCAAGTGCATTGTCAGCCAAATTCATTTATCAATCGCAAGTGACGGATTACCGAGAAATGGTATTTACAGGTATAAAAGCGAGCCACAGTCTGCTTCATGAAAATACAGGCGTTGACAAGGCAGTTGCCGAATTTTTATGGTCAGAATAA
- a CDS encoding rhodanese-like domain-containing protein — protein MFFFKKLPSITTKELEEMLPKKPMIIDVREPQEFSGGHIPTAKNIPLKKINSYQIKEPVYIICQSGMRSKQAVKTLRAKGMDAVNVKGGMMSWAGKVRGGKL, from the coding sequence ATGTTTTTCTTTAAAAAATTACCAAGTATCACAACAAAAGAATTAGAAGAAATGTTACCTAAGAAACCGATGATTATTGATGTTCGTGAGCCACAGGAGTTTAGTGGTGGACATATTCCTACAGCTAAAAATATTCCTTTGAAAAAGATAAACAGCTATCAAATAAAAGAACCTGTTTACATTATTTGTCAGTCTGGTATGCGAAGCAAACAAGCGGTGAAGACATTACGAGCTAAAGGTATGGATGCAGTCAACGTTAAGGGCGGAATGATGAGTTGGGCTGGAAAAGTTAGAGGAGGAAAATTATAA